The Lates calcarifer isolate ASB-BC8 linkage group LG19, TLL_Latcal_v3, whole genome shotgun sequence genomic interval AGTGTGCTGCATGCTCCACAACATGGTTTACAGATAAGTTTCAGAACATTCATTTGAGCTGGGGGGGATGTTTTTGGACTTGAGGCTGAAAGGGTGTAGAGTATACTGTAACCTGTAATAATATGCATGCAGAGAAATCATGAATAGGCGAATGTGTAATACTCATAAACACCAGCATCTTTCTATTGAGTAAAAAGTAGTAGTGATTGACAGTCTTACATTATAgaattttattgttgtgttatttgttattCATATATCCATACATCCATTAATAACATGTTTATCATGAATAAatctggtgtgtttgtgtctcatcaGGAAGCCGATTTGGTGACCACTCATGAGCTGGGCCATAACTTTGGAGCAGAGCATGACCCCGACAACATCCCTTATTGTGCTCCCAGTGACGACCAAGGGGGAAAGTTCGTCATGTACCCTATTGCTGTGAGCGGAGACCATGTCAACAACAAGGTACAGACAAGGCCACTAATGGTATTTATGTAACTTCAATGTACGGTACGATGCAACTGACACATTAATATCTCTTAACTGCTAGGTATGTAACAAACGATGCTGTCAGTCAGTTAAGAGGACACATTGAGTTAATGATGGAAAGTGTCATATGAAGTGTGAAAGCCATTGCTTAATGAGTTGCTTGTGTTAGATAAATATGAGTCACAGTTGTTCCTGTGAAATATAATGacagtaaatgtactgtaccTCCTCTGCCGTTGGCCTTAACAGCTAAAATGCATTTGACCTTTGTTGCAGTTTTAAGGTGAAACGTGCTTTGATAATCTTTCTGTGACTTGTTCTTCATTTGAAGCTGGAGAAATCTGCAAGGGTTAAAGCTAGATTTCCTCTTAACtagctgtttaaaaaaaagagagagatttatTCGATTTTTAACTTCATGGCTGTCCCTTATCACCATTACCTTTCACAGCTGAGCAGAAAACATCCACCTATAGCTAATATCTAACCCCTGTCAACTTCCGTCCTTCCCACCCAAAGCGTTTCTCCAACTGTAGCAAGATCTCCATTGGAAAGACATTACGTTCCAAGGCCCCACTTTGCTTCAAGGAGAGGAACAGTAAAGTATGTGGAAACTCCAGAgtggaggaaggggaggagtgCGACCCTGGGCTCCTCCATCTCTATGATGACCTCTGCTGCACAGCCGACTGCAAGTTCAAGCGTGATGCACAGTGCAGGTACGAGATTAAAGACAAATGTAGGAAACACAGCCATCAAGTCTTAAATGCAAACTCAAACATCAGATTAATTGATTGAACATAATGAATCAGGAAATCTTTGTCACACATAGACTACATGTTCTTCATGTTCTctccacagtgacagaaacagcCCTTGCTGTAGAAATTGCAAGTTTGAGCGGGCTGGAGTAATGTGCCAGGAAGCCATAAATGCTACCTGCAAGAACACATCCTCCTGCACGGGTGAGCGCCACCTGCTGGTTTAACATGAGAACTGTTGCACTCAGCAGAACACTGTTTGCTGTGGTGTTCGGCAAGTTTTAATATTGATAGAATTAAAAATCCTGTGAAAAATGATATCTCTTAACCGTTCCTTCATATCCTAGGCACCAGCAGTGAATGTCCACCTCCTGCAAAGGCAGCTGACAACACTGTGTGCGTTGACAACGGCTTGTGTCGCAAAGGAGAGTGCAACCCTTTCTGCGAAGCCACACAGAACCTTCAGTCCTGTGCCTGTAAtggtaaaaaaaacattcatttgtcTTGAGACCAAGGAAAAATGCACAAGAGCCCTTACATATACAACTAACTTAACTAATAACTTACATATACACAGAACGTTTTTTGCATTAGTATAAAACTTAATAATCTTGTCTCCTGCTTCCAGAAACTGAACACTCCTGTAAAGTGTGCTGCAGGGGAAAAGATGGCACCTGCTCTCCCTTCATCCAGACCAATGGCAGTTTCCTTTTCCTTCGCAAAGGAAAACCGTGCACTGTGGGCTTCTGTGACGAGAGCGTGAGTCAACAAACCTTTTATATCTGTCAGCTCTACATGCAGGATCTCATCTGATCATACCATTTTTCCATTATATTTAGTCTACTTTTTGTAGATCCTAAAATAGTGCAGCTCTGATGTGAGAGCGTGTCAGTGTTGCAAtgagtttattgttttttctttatttggcTGTTAAAACAGGGGAAGTGCATGAAGCAGGTGCAGGACGTGATAGAGAGGCTGTGGGATTTTATCGACAAGCTGGACATTAACACGTTTGGTAAGTTGGTTACAATAAGCTGCTTTTGAATTTTAACAAACATGGCAATGTGAAACACCATTAAACATTTCCAAAAGCATTTGAAAAATGATCcttgatatttaatttttattgttGAATGACAATTGTTGCTGAGTACAAACTCAAGTTGTTCTATGTTTGTACAAACATCATCAACCATTCCTCTCCATCAGGGAAGTTCCTGGCTGATAACATAGTGGGCTCAGTCGTGGTGTTTTCCCTCGTCTTCTGGATTCCTCTCAGTATCCTGGTTCACTGTGTGGTAAGAAACTGCTGGACATCATAGACATGCATAGACATCTTTTATTGCAGTGTCGTCAGAGTGTCACAAACTGCTCCTTTTTGGAGTTTTAGATCGCTTCTTCACCAGCTGCGATAATGGTTTTAATACATAAGTGTTGACAGTACTgtcctgtctttgtgtcttgCAGGACAAACGCCTTGATCAGCAGTATGAGGAGAACACAAAGTCCTTCTACTACCCTCCAAGTGTAAGTTTCTCTACTCTCACCTCTTATGCTCATTTATGATCCTGTGCACTAGCCTTGCTGCCACACTAACCAAACTAATACAATCCCAATGCtttttgaaaacactgacatcttTAAAATGTAAGCAGTGTGAGAGCATGAAGGTTAATTATCCAGGATgagatttttgtcttttccctgAGCCCATGTATGGATCTCAACATGATCTGTTACCATTAAAAACTAGCTGTTACAAGATGTCAGCTATAAATTTGCTGAGGAATACGAATCATTTTTAACACCAAAATTATCTCTGCTCTGTTCGGCAGTAGGTGAAgaaatgtttagaaatgttgaaatgcaatgttatgaaatataaaatgtagaaaatcgAGAGCCATCAAGACAAGCTAAATAACTGACTCAGAtattgatttattcatttaattttaaaggTCAGTTTAAAGATTAAATCAGTTTCTCAACTTGCATGGGTTAGAACAGAaagtaaaaatgttatagttttttttctcttgtcttctcactggtttgaagtgGCAGAGCTCTGATGGAAAGGGATGTCACATCCTACTGGATTTAGCTACACTTACATCAAAATTTGATAAGAACAGGGGGGTATATTGGTATGTTTGCTTGTTTCCAGGTtgctgtcagtcaaatctgatctATACAGTCTTGATAAAGAGATTAACTTTTGAGTGTTAAACTCTCTTCCTGCTTGTATGTGCACACGTTAaactgataaagaaaaacatgactCTTTCACATCAGGTAAATGTTAAACAGTTGCTAGTGTCAAATTCTGCACATACGTCATTCTGCATAGTGAAGATCAACATCCAAGTAAGGTAAATTACTGAGTGGAGGGGTGAACTTTGGGGTTTGAAACCAAGTTTTCAGGAGCAGagaagaaatgttatttttggcATCAGATATGCCCTtagtttgttaatttgttagAAGATTAATTTTATTGTCTAATAATACACTGCAAAACATTCTCTCTAAAGCTTTCACATAGTTTTCACAAATCCGGTGCTAAATTAGCTCACAGCTTTGAACACAACAGGGGTGAGAGCAGAATCAGAGAAAGCTCTAACTTGAAGCGGGTCAAACCAGCAGTCAGGTTATCCGTCTGTCTCTGCCGGGTTCGAGCTGCAAATGACCTGTCCATCACTCTTTGCCTTGGCCCTTTCCGTTGTCATTGGAACTGCAGCAGATGGTGGAAGTTTGTAGTAGAGCTCCCGCCATAGGTGAGTGCGTGTGCCATGGCTTGGTGTTGCGATGCATTTGCCATTGAGTCCATGATGCTGCATGGTCAGTGGCCCACGTTTGGGATACTCCTGCAGTCACTTACTCCTTGATGTAATCACTGATCTGGCCGCACATTTCTAGCCCTCAATCTTCAACCCCCCCAAGGAAGTGAGAGAGGCTCAAACCAAAACAGTGTACATGTGAATGAGTAGCTGTTAAAGTTTTTTCTTCTGCACAGACGCCATCAGTGCAGAGTCACTGTCTGATCAGAAATTACCTCAAGAAAGCAAGATTGCATTTTAGGAGTattcaaacagagagaggactgAACAGGTTGCACCTTGTTGTCTTTTGTGAAATCGGATGCAGTGTGTGTCGACATTTTTAAGTTtgcatctgctgctgttcaaaCCACAACAAGACAAGGGTAACGTCCTTCaggtgattgtttttttttgttttgttttgttttttaaaccttttttttttcttctgtaatggctgtctgcactgtgttcagtcattttttttaggTTTGATTGGGAACATGTGGAGACTGAGGGTACATTCCTCTGTAGACTTTTCTCacggcagacattttgacttttaatgGAGGAAGAGGCACAGGCacaattaattacattaatggTGTCTTAATTCAGTTTAGGGATGCCAGTAAATCCTGCAAGTGAGCACGGTGTCAGGGTCCTGGTACCAATGAATGGACTGCAGCCACTATTACTAGTAGTTACACCTCAATACAAAATGTCCACTGTGAGAGAGGTTTATTGTTTTACTCATTCCCACTTTTACTGGGGGTTTTGGGAATGTTAACAGGGATGTAGATGGTAGCAGTTTTTGAATTTCTCTTAACATGAGGGTTATTTCTATAAAATGTCACCTTGTAACTGTAACAACTGTAAGGACCATGAGAAATGTCTTAATTTTTGCAGAATGTAGTAAAAAGGGAATGAATCTCACctcagtcagagacagacagtgtcagtgtgctTGTGTCTCACACGTTGTTTTTGCTCTACAGAATCAAGAAATGCTAAGCAACCTCGAGTCAGCATCCGTGCGCATCGTCAAGCCTCCtcagcctccctcctcctccggCGGCCGGACCGTGCCCTCCTCCCTGCCCCCACCGCAGCTTCATCAGCTGAGCCAGGTCGGGGCCCCTcccacagccagcagcagcagcagtacccAGGCCCCCGGCCCGAGCTACGTCCCCACCCCGGACAGCGCAGGGGGGCCACGGATGGCCACCATCCAGGAGGACACCAGCAGCGACTCTCACCTGGGAGAGGAGGGCCTGTCGGACGATTTCACAACCGCAGGAGCCTGCTCGTCGGCTACGAAATCCTCCTACGAGGATCTGACAGAACAGAACCTGCCAGCCAGGGACCGGCGGCGCCTCAAGAGGCAGGACTGCATTGACACGAAAGAGACCGAGTGCTGAAAGTAAACAACCAGTACTTTTTGATTGAAAGCAccaacatgtacacacaacCTCATATGTGTTTTAGGgaacatacaaatacatacagcaTAGTAGGCTTTTTTTCTTATCACAAGTCACAGTGTAACAGCATATATGTTTTGGAGGTCAGATTGTAGGGACAACATTTCAGGCAACACTAGATGTGGATATTTCTCAGTCAGCTGTGGATTGAATCACTGCACAAATAATGTATGAGTAGTCTCAAAGTCCTGTGATTGCAGATAAGAGTTACTGAgtgatttcatgtttttgtgtgcctgtgtaaaATAATGCTGTGCCTTTTTTCAGTTGGGTAG includes:
- the adam17a gene encoding disintegrin and metalloproteinase domain-containing protein 17a isoform X1, encoding MRNILLIAFLAPCWVNGAIKSRVTTEEIHEENPEFETLNNVLSDYEVLPLSGLQLHSVRKRDVHTQSHLERLVSFRALHRNFKLYLTTNTDLFTDNFKAVFIDKHGKEENYDVQLQNYFTGHVVGEENSRVQAHIDGDEFSAHILTDEAEYNVEPLWRFTDSPTDGRLLVYRSEDIKNLSRIASPKVCGYVHAEDMDLLPQTARRDWDRQEVDQQNENHQREKRQVHDHRKNTCPLLLVADYRFFRHMGRRQESVTLNYLIELIDRVDDIYRNTTWDDEFKGYGVQIHQIIINKEPTNPPPGHAGSTWIHYNMEDSPVSGKKVWDVKRLLEQFSSDIADNASIVCLAHLFTYQDFDEGTLGLAYVAPSKAQALGGLCPRPYYPSHSVKKPSYLNTGLTSTMNYGKTILTKEADLVTTHELGHNFGAEHDPDNIPYCAPSDDQGGKFVMYPIAVSGDHVNNKRFSNCSKISIGKTLRSKAPLCFKERNSKVCGNSRVEEGEECDPGLLHLYDDLCCTADCKFKRDAQCSDRNSPCCRNCKFERAGVMCQEAINATCKNTSSCTGTSSECPPPAKAADNTVCVDNGLCRKGECNPFCEATQNLQSCACNETEHSCKVCCRGKDGTCSPFIQTNGSFLFLRKGKPCTVGFCDESGKCMKQVQDVIERLWDFIDKLDINTFGKFLADNIVGSVVVFSLVFWIPLSILVHCVDKRLDQQYEENTKSFYYPPSNQEMLSNLESASVRIVKPPQPPSSSGGRTVPSSLPPPQLHQLSQVGAPPTASSSSSTQAPGPSYVPTPDSAGGPRMATIQEDTSSDSHLGEEGLSDDFTTAGACSSATKSSYEDLTEQNLPARDRRRLKRQDCIDTKETEC